In Methanobacterium paludis, the following proteins share a genomic window:
- the cas7i gene encoding type I-B CRISPR-associated protein Cas7/Cst2/DevR has product MSKTIVGFMLVDAPHSALNNAGADAGERTDNIVRVKAIQKGKKKYPYVSGQALRYWWRDTLEQRFGWKMSPISREKKIAFTSANPIDYDDDDVFGYMRALKAKEGGTVTRVSPLKNSPLISVINQAPTQDFGVMARHEGNPVPYEHEFYSTVLKGIFSVDLDSLGVFYSTEKTGYKNMHQKLEEIAEERGLSHEKESKKWTMPHDVRTRRAQDVIKSLPYLQGGAKLTSHLTDVSPKFIVLAAIDGGNHIFMNIAKEEDREAIIDIEALKEVITEYDDSLLTDVYVGRRKGFMDELEEPLTKLAGENSKIHVGTIKETVDQFSDKIPELMKE; this is encoded by the coding sequence ATGTCAAAGACTATAGTAGGTTTCATGTTGGTTGATGCACCGCACTCAGCGCTCAATAATGCTGGTGCAGATGCTGGGGAGAGAACAGATAACATTGTAAGGGTCAAAGCAATTCAGAAAGGGAAAAAAAAATACCCCTATGTTTCAGGACAGGCTTTGAGGTATTGGTGGAGAGATACATTAGAGCAGAGGTTTGGTTGGAAAATGTCCCCTATAAGTCGAGAAAAGAAAATAGCATTTACAAGTGCAAATCCAATCGATTACGATGATGATGATGTTTTTGGATATATGAGAGCTTTAAAAGCAAAAGAAGGAGGAACAGTGACACGGGTATCTCCGTTGAAAAACTCACCACTAATTTCGGTAATAAACCAAGCTCCAACCCAAGATTTTGGTGTTATGGCTCGTCATGAAGGTAATCCCGTACCTTATGAACATGAATTTTATTCAACAGTCTTAAAAGGCATATTCTCAGTTGATCTGGACAGTTTAGGTGTATTCTATTCAACTGAAAAAACAGGCTACAAAAATATGCATCAAAAACTTGAAGAAATAGCTGAAGAACGGGGATTATCCCATGAAAAAGAAAGTAAGAAATGGACAATGCCTCATGATGTGAGAACAAGAAGAGCTCAGGATGTTATTAAATCTCTTCCTTATCTTCAAGGTGGAGCAAAATTAACATCCCATCTGACTGATGTTTCTCCAAAATTCATAGTTCTGGCTGCAATTGACGGTGGCAACCACATATTTATGAACATAGCAAAAGAAGAAGATAGGGAAGCAATAATTGATATTGAAGCACTTAAAGAAGTTATAACTGAGTACGATGATTCATTACTCACAGATGTTTACGTGGGGCGTAGAAAGGGATTCATGGACGAGTTAGAAGAACCTCTTACAAAATTAGCTGGAGAAAATAGTAAAATACACGTGGGAACAATCAAAGAGACTGTGGATCAGTTTTCAGATAAAATTCCAGAGCTGATGAAAGAATGA
- the cas5b gene encoding type I-B CRISPR-associated protein Cas5b, translated as MKALRVLIKGWVTSFRYPAFISGFQPTLPVPPLSTIYGLISAAKGELVTPEDLSIGYVFKHDGKAVDLETIYELSGLKGKSNVIKREFLVDPEIYLYLDDPEYKKYFEHPHYPILLGRSTDLMNITEIKEVELAKKANVKLGKTILPFGLNGAYGTIQALPTHFTDTIPRKAAGTKPFILMNQFFDYSNECCYDEEMDWGVWFHR; from the coding sequence ATGAAAGCATTAAGAGTTCTGATTAAAGGTTGGGTAACCTCTTTCAGGTACCCTGCTTTTATCAGTGGGTTTCAACCTACTCTACCTGTTCCTCCATTAAGTACAATTTATGGCCTTATATCTGCAGCTAAAGGGGAGTTAGTTACTCCTGAAGATCTTTCAATAGGATACGTCTTTAAGCATGATGGAAAGGCAGTTGACCTTGAGACAATATATGAGTTATCTGGTTTGAAAGGTAAATCAAACGTTATAAAAAGAGAATTTTTGGTGGATCCTGAGATCTATCTATATTTAGATGATCCAGAATACAAAAAATACTTTGAACACCCCCATTACCCTATCCTGCTTGGACGTTCCACAGATCTTATGAATATCACTGAAATCAAAGAAGTAGAACTGGCAAAAAAGGCCAATGTAAAACTTGGAAAAACTATTTTACCTTTTGGTTTAAATGGGGCTTATGGAACCATTCAAGCATTACCGACCCATTTTACAGATACAATACCAAGAAAAGCAGCAGGTACTAAACCTTTCATATTAATGAATCAGTTTTTTGACTATTCCAATGAATGTTGCTATGATGAAGAAATGGATTGGGGAGTTTGGTTCCATAGGTAG